One region of Nitrospira sp. genomic DNA includes:
- a CDS encoding FAD-binding protein has translation MITHDILIVGAGLAGMRAAIAAPPDLNVALLSKVHPVRSHSVAAQGGINAAIGEQDSWEAHAYDTAKGGLYLGDQDAIEAMCREAPQDILELERMGVIFSRTPEGRIAQRPFGGAGFPRTCYAADRTGHALLHAMYEQLMKRRCRVYEEWYVTALLVEQGHCCGVVAWDLVHGGLQVLRAKAVILATGGSGRVFSTSTNAVINTGDGMALAYRAGLPLEDMEFVQFHPTTLKDTGILITEGARGEGGYLLNTLGERFMKRYAPEQMELATRSTVSLAIGQEIQEGRGVDGCVLLDLRHLGRARILERLPQIRELALEFAGLDPIETPIPIRPGAHYQMGGVKTNAWGETDLPGLFAAGECACVSVHGANRLGGNSLLETIVFGRRAGTRAADAIRDYDLQPVPEEVLKSEEQRLNTLLTNPGPERAWQIRDDLGKTMSLNLGIFRTKQSMQEALGAIQALKARANRMCVQDKGRIFNTDLIQALELQCLLDIADTIVVSALGREESRGAHYRADFPTRNDSAWLRHTVSHRREDGPQLSYAPVTITRFPPA, from the coding sequence ATGATCACACATGACATCTTGATCGTCGGAGCGGGACTCGCCGGAATGCGGGCGGCTATTGCCGCACCGCCTGACCTCAATGTGGCACTCCTCTCCAAGGTTCATCCGGTCCGCAGCCACTCCGTGGCCGCCCAAGGCGGGATTAACGCGGCCATCGGGGAGCAGGACTCCTGGGAAGCCCATGCCTATGACACGGCCAAGGGGGGACTTTACCTGGGCGATCAGGATGCGATCGAGGCCATGTGCCGGGAAGCCCCGCAAGACATTTTAGAGCTTGAACGCATGGGTGTGATCTTCAGCCGCACCCCGGAAGGGCGAATCGCCCAACGGCCGTTCGGGGGAGCCGGATTTCCACGAACCTGCTATGCCGCCGACCGCACCGGACACGCGCTGTTGCACGCCATGTACGAGCAGCTGATGAAGCGACGATGCCGGGTGTACGAAGAATGGTACGTCACGGCGTTGCTGGTCGAACAGGGCCATTGTTGCGGAGTGGTGGCCTGGGATCTGGTCCATGGAGGATTGCAGGTCTTGCGTGCAAAGGCCGTCATTCTTGCCACCGGCGGGAGCGGCCGCGTCTTTTCGACCAGCACGAATGCCGTCATTAACACCGGAGACGGCATGGCCCTGGCCTATCGCGCGGGCCTCCCGCTGGAAGACATGGAGTTCGTCCAGTTCCATCCGACCACCTTGAAAGACACTGGCATTCTGATCACCGAGGGCGCGCGCGGCGAAGGCGGCTATTTGCTGAACACGCTCGGCGAGCGGTTCATGAAACGGTATGCGCCGGAGCAGATGGAGCTGGCGACCCGCTCCACGGTGTCGCTGGCCATCGGCCAGGAGATTCAAGAAGGACGAGGCGTCGACGGCTGCGTCTTACTCGATCTTCGGCACCTCGGCCGCGCCCGCATTCTGGAGCGGCTCCCGCAGATTCGAGAGTTGGCCCTGGAATTCGCCGGACTCGATCCGATCGAAACACCCATCCCCATTCGACCCGGCGCCCATTACCAAATGGGCGGCGTGAAAACCAACGCTTGGGGAGAAACCGACCTGCCGGGACTCTTCGCCGCAGGCGAATGCGCGTGCGTCAGTGTGCACGGAGCCAATCGCCTGGGAGGGAATTCCCTCCTCGAAACCATTGTCTTCGGGCGCCGTGCCGGCACGAGAGCCGCCGACGCGATCCGCGACTATGACCTGCAACCGGTTCCCGAAGAAGTCCTCAAGAGTGAAGAACAGCGCCTGAATACCTTGCTGACCAATCCAGGCCCGGAGCGGGCCTGGCAGATACGGGATGATCTCGGTAAGACCATGAGCCTCAATCTAGGCATCTTCCGCACCAAACAGTCCATGCAAGAGGCTCTGGGGGCCATTCAAGCCCTCAAGGCCCGTGCAAACCGGATGTGCGTTCAGGACAAAGGACGGATCTTCAACACCGACCTGATCCAGGCGCTTGAACTCCAGTGCCTACTCGACATCGCGGACACCATCGTCGTGAGCGCTCTCGGACGGGAAGAAAGCCGCGGGGCCCACTACCGGGCCGATTTCCCGACTCGAAACGACAGTGCCTGGCTCCGGCACACCGTCAGCCACCGTCGGGAGGACGGCCCGCAGCTGAGCTATGCCCCCGTCACCATTACACGATTCCCGCCCGCATAA
- the gcvP gene encoding aminomethyl-transferring glycine dehydrogenase: MPQPNFLEPTDTFVPRHIGPTDSDIQEMLATLSLPSLEALVEATVPSDIRLQTSLAVPPPRGEQQVLAELRGMAGQNQVWRSLIGMGYYDCVTPLVIQRNILEDPGWYTQYTPYQAEIAQGRLEALVNFQTMVADLTGLPLANASLLDEATAAAEAMTMCAAMSRAAGHERKKFFVSENCHPQTIAVVQTRAEPLGIVLQIGAIQSLDLSRDEFFGLLLQYPSTDGYVGDYSEFITRAHASGAYVVVATDLLALTLLRSPGEFGADVAVGSSQRFGVPLGFGGPHAAFLATKEEFRRQMPGRIIGVSKDVTGRVAYRLSLQTREQHIRREKATSNICTAQVLLAVMAGMYAVYHGPAGLRRIAERIHGLTMVLAEGLRRHGCAVGLEPVFDTLRVPLSPAQSETILNRARQQKINLRRYDDQSLGLSLDEWSTVEEVQQVLALFVGHEIPAEEFQAILASVDVRYPAPLARTSPYLTHPVFHRYHAEHELLRYIHRLQSRDLSLVHSMIPLGSCTMKLNATAEMLPVTWPEFGRLHPFAPSEQAQGYQTLFQQLEAWLAELTGFAAISLQPNAGSQGEYAGLMVIRAHHRHRGETQRDVCLIPVSAHGTNPASASMCGMTVVPVACDERGNVDLNDLEAKATQHRNRLAALMITYPSTHGVFEEGIRRMCQIVHTHGGQVYMDGANMNAQVGLCRPADLGADVCHLNLHKTFCIPHGGGGPGMGPIGVARHLVPFLPGHPVTKLGGPESIGPIAAAPYGSPSILTISWVYIALMGREGLTKATQVAILNANYMAKRLEKYYPVLYTGTRGFVAHEFILDLRPLKESSGVEAMDVAKRLMDYGFHAPTVSFPVAGTLMIEPTESEVKAELDRLCEALIAIRGEIESIADGRQPRAGNVLKNAPHTALSVTAAEWTKPYSREQAAFPAPWVRDNKFWPSVGRIDEAYGDRHLFCTCPPMDPAS, encoded by the coding sequence ATGCCACAACCCAATTTCCTTGAGCCGACCGATACGTTTGTGCCCCGCCATATCGGCCCGACGGATTCCGACATCCAGGAGATGCTGGCCACCCTGAGCCTGCCGTCGTTGGAAGCCCTCGTGGAGGCGACGGTCCCGTCCGATATCCGCTTGCAGACCTCCTTGGCGGTGCCGCCCCCGCGGGGCGAGCAGCAGGTCCTGGCGGAATTGCGTGGCATGGCCGGACAGAATCAGGTGTGGCGGTCTCTGATCGGCATGGGGTACTACGATTGCGTCACGCCGTTGGTGATCCAGCGAAACATTCTGGAGGATCCCGGATGGTATACGCAGTACACCCCGTATCAAGCCGAGATTGCGCAGGGGCGTCTCGAAGCACTGGTCAATTTTCAGACCATGGTCGCCGATCTGACCGGGTTACCGCTTGCCAACGCGTCGCTCCTCGATGAGGCGACTGCCGCAGCCGAAGCGATGACGATGTGTGCGGCCATGTCTCGAGCGGCCGGGCATGAGCGCAAGAAATTCTTCGTCTCTGAAAATTGCCATCCGCAAACGATTGCGGTGGTGCAGACCCGCGCGGAACCGTTGGGCATCGTCCTGCAGATCGGTGCGATTCAGTCGTTGGATCTTTCCCGGGACGAGTTCTTCGGGCTGTTGCTCCAATATCCCTCGACGGACGGGTACGTCGGTGATTACAGCGAGTTCATCACGCGTGCGCATGCCTCGGGGGCTTACGTCGTGGTGGCGACCGACTTACTGGCGCTCACGCTGCTGCGTTCACCGGGAGAATTCGGTGCGGACGTGGCGGTCGGATCCAGCCAACGGTTCGGTGTCCCGCTTGGATTCGGTGGGCCCCACGCGGCGTTTCTTGCCACCAAGGAAGAGTTTCGCCGGCAGATGCCGGGCCGCATCATCGGCGTCTCGAAAGATGTGACGGGCCGCGTGGCCTATCGCTTGTCGCTGCAGACCCGGGAACAACATATCCGGCGCGAGAAGGCCACCAGCAATATTTGCACGGCGCAAGTGCTGTTGGCGGTCATGGCGGGCATGTATGCGGTCTATCATGGTCCTGCAGGGTTGCGGCGGATTGCAGAGCGGATTCACGGTTTAACGATGGTACTGGCCGAAGGTTTGCGGCGGCATGGGTGTGCCGTCGGTCTGGAGCCGGTGTTCGACACGTTGCGTGTTCCACTGTCGCCGGCACAATCGGAGACCATTCTGAACCGGGCGCGACAACAAAAGATCAATCTCCGTCGGTACGACGATCAGAGCCTGGGGCTTTCGTTGGATGAATGGAGTACGGTTGAGGAAGTCCAGCAGGTGTTGGCGCTCTTCGTCGGTCATGAGATCCCTGCCGAAGAATTCCAGGCCATCCTCGCCTCGGTCGATGTGCGGTATCCCGCGCCGCTCGCGCGCACGAGCCCCTATCTCACGCATCCGGTGTTTCACCGGTATCATGCCGAACACGAACTCTTACGCTACATCCACCGGCTTCAGTCCCGCGACTTGTCGCTCGTGCATTCCATGATTCCCTTGGGGTCCTGCACGATGAAGTTGAACGCGACGGCGGAAATGTTGCCGGTGACCTGGCCGGAGTTCGGGCGTCTTCACCCGTTTGCTCCGTCCGAACAGGCGCAGGGATACCAGACGCTGTTCCAGCAGCTCGAAGCCTGGCTGGCTGAACTGACCGGGTTTGCCGCCATTTCGCTGCAACCCAATGCCGGGTCGCAGGGGGAGTATGCAGGGCTGATGGTGATCCGTGCGCATCATCGACATCGTGGCGAAACGCAACGCGACGTCTGCTTGATTCCGGTGTCGGCGCACGGGACCAATCCTGCGAGCGCGTCGATGTGCGGCATGACAGTCGTTCCGGTGGCCTGTGATGAGCGCGGCAATGTGGATCTGAACGATCTTGAGGCCAAAGCCACCCAGCATCGCAACCGCCTCGCGGCGTTGATGATCACCTATCCCTCGACCCACGGGGTTTTCGAGGAAGGGATTCGCCGCATGTGCCAGATCGTGCACACGCATGGCGGGCAGGTTTATATGGACGGGGCCAACATGAACGCCCAGGTCGGGCTCTGTCGACCGGCCGACCTGGGGGCGGACGTCTGTCACCTGAATCTTCATAAAACGTTCTGCATCCCTCACGGAGGTGGCGGGCCCGGGATGGGACCGATCGGAGTCGCCCGTCATTTGGTGCCGTTCCTGCCCGGACACCCGGTCACCAAACTGGGTGGACCGGAGTCGATCGGTCCGATCGCTGCCGCGCCGTACGGGAGCCCAAGCATCCTCACGATTTCCTGGGTCTATATCGCCCTGATGGGACGGGAGGGCTTGACCAAAGCCACGCAGGTGGCCATTCTGAACGCCAACTACATGGCCAAACGATTGGAAAAGTATTATCCCGTCTTGTATACCGGCACCCGCGGCTTCGTCGCACATGAGTTCATTTTGGATCTGCGCCCGCTCAAGGAGAGCAGCGGTGTGGAAGCAATGGACGTGGCTAAGCGTCTCATGGATTACGGGTTCCACGCTCCCACGGTCTCGTTTCCCGTGGCCGGCACCTTGATGATCGAGCCGACGGAAAGCGAAGTGAAGGCGGAGTTGGATCGGTTGTGTGAAGCGTTGATCGCGATCCGGGGCGAGATCGAATCGATTGCCGATGGCCGGCAACCGCGCGCGGGCAATGTTCTAAAAAATGCTCCTCACACGGCATTATCTGTGACCGCGGCTGAGTGGACGAAGCCGTACTCGCGTGAGCAGGCGGCGTTTCCCGCTCCGTGGGTGCGTGACAACAAATTTTGGCCGAGCGTGGGTCGTATCGATGAAGCCTATGGCGACCGCCACCTCTTTTGCACCTGTCCTCCGATGGATCCTGCGTCCTGA